DNA from Spirochaetota bacterium:
CCCTCGCCCCTCAGGTATGATTCGAGCTCCGGGATGGTGACGGCGTTCTCTATGGTGAAAACGCCAGCCCCGGTCCGCCGCAGCCGGGCCAGGTGCGCGCCGGTGCCGAGCATCTCGCCCAGGTCCCGCGCCAGGGAACGGACATAGGTCCCCTTGGTGCAGCGGACGCGGAAGGTGAAACGCCCCTCTTCGAGGACCGTGTCAAGGATCTCGAAGTCATGGACCCGTATCGTCCGCGGCCGGAGATCGACCTTCTCGCCACTGTGCGCCCGGTCCGACGCCCGGCGGCCGTTAACCTTCAATGCCGAATAGAGGGGCGGCTGCTGGAGGAGCTCTCCGGTGAGACGCGCCGCGCAGGACTCAATATCGCCGCGGGTCACGGCCCCGAAGGGCCGCTCGGAGGTGACGGCCCCCTCGCAGTCATCCGTATCGGTGCTCACGCCGAGCCTCACCGTGCCGGTATAACTCTTGTCGTCCTCGAGGAGGTACCGGGCCAACTTCGTTGACCGGCCGTTGCACACGATCAGGAGCCCCGACGCGAAACGGTCCAGGGTTCCCGCGTGCCC
Protein-coding regions in this window:
- the truB gene encoding tRNA pseudouridine(55) synthase TruB yields the protein MKTGGSPARETAVRLTMSKGAEDQRGVAGRHDLSDDILLIDKPEGITSYDTISRVQRITGAERTGHAGTLDRFASGLLIVCNGRSTKLARYLLEDDKSYTGTVRLGVSTDTDDCEGAVTSERPFGAVTRGDIESCAARLTGELLQQPPLYSALKVNGRRASDRAHSGEKVDLRPRTIRVHDFEILDTVLEEGRFTFRVRCTKGTYVRSLARDLGEMLGTGAHLARLRRTGAGVFTIENAVTIPELESYLRGEGPERPFHMRPAEALEPYGKIVADASARRRILNGSLFPREGALVIDDKGGKTFIIIDESENLIAIADVDIQKWHIKYLNVFNS